The window tgCCATTAGTGCAGCTCGCTGCTTGCCGTCTTGACGCAACGTTGTAGTCCCACCCGGACTCCCACCCGGGACTCCCTGAGGCTGGACTCCCACCCGGGACTCCCTGAGGCTGGACTCCCACCCGGAACTCCCACCCGGGACTCCCACCCGGGACTCCCTGAGGCTGGACTCCCACCCGGGACTCCCACCCGGGACTCCCTGAGGCTGGACTCCCACCCGGGACTCCCTGAGGCTGGACTCCCACCCGGGACTCCCACCCATGACTCCCACCCGGGACTCCCACCCGGGACTCCCACCCGGGACTCCCACCCGGGACTCCCACCCGGGACTCCCACCCGGGACTCCCTGAGGCTGGACTCCCACCCGGACTCCCAACCGGACTCCCACCCGGGACTCCCTGAGGCTGGACTCCCACCCGGACTCCCAGAGGCCGGACTCCCAGAGGCCGGACTCCCAGAGGCCGGACTCCCTGAGGTCGGACTCCCTGAGGTCGGACTCCCAGAGGTCGGACTCCCTGAGGCTGGACTCCCAGAGGCTGGACTCCCAGAGAATGGACTCCCAGAGGCTGGACTCCCAGAGGCTGGACTCCCAGAGGTCGGACTCCCAGAGGTCGGACTCCCAGAGGTCGGACTCCCAGAGGTCGGACTCCCAGAGGCTGGACTCCCACCCCAGCTTTAATTGGGGTCTTTAATTGTTTGCGATGCCAAACTGAATCCCGGGTCCACTGTTTTACTTTGCTAGCTTAGCTTCGAGTGGAAAATTAAGAACAATCAAACTTTTttaagcagcagcagagatgcTGTCCAATCAAATGGGCCAACTAATCATTTCTGACTCCCAGCATCAGGTCCACCCACAGTCGAGCCTTAAACCCTACCCTACGTTAAACCCCGTtgaaccctaccctaccctaaccctacgtTAAACCCCGTTGAACCCTACCCTACCGAACCCTACCCTACGTTAAACCCCGTTGAACCCTacccaaccctaccctaaccctaccctaaccctacgtTAAACCCCGTtgaaccctaccctaccctaccgaACCCTACGTTAAACCCCGTTGAACCCTACCCAACCCTACCCTAAGTTAAACCTTGTTGAACCCTACGTTAAACCCCGTtgaaccctaccctacccctaCCCTACATTAAACCCTGTtgaaccctaccctaccctacccctaCCCTACGTTAAACCCTACAGGCTCACGGAACCAGAGGCCCACTGGTTCAAAGTGGTTCTGATCTACAGCATCTTTAACCGCAGACCTGCCTGTTCCACACAGTTCTGCAGCCAACAAAGGTCCAACTGAGtcagaaaaaaacagcaactgaaACCTGACGTGGCAGCGTGACAAACATTAAAATCCATTTAATTTAACCCGTTAAAAACATGCCAGACTGCCGACAGAATCAGAAGAAGTGGGCTGCAGTGCTGCTTCCATACCAGCAGACAGCAGGGAGCAGAAGAACTCAGGGAATCCACATCCGGATCAGTGCACCAACACTTCCTTTTACAACCAGAAACTGCCACGAAATAAGATGCTGCGCGCTCATGCTGGGCCACAGATCGGTACCAGGACAGCACCAATACCATCTAAAGATCCCTTAAAAACCTGAACAAGTTTGACAAATGACCtgaaaacttttaaaaatgtgcacacTAACAAGCACCAGTTGCATTTACTGACCAACGAGCCAACACCACGACCAGGAAACTAGGCTCAAGTTCCAGTAACAAGGATGAAAGGCTTCCTGTGGCCGGACATCAGACCTAATGACCCACCTCTGGAGCTCTGACCCACAGGCTCAGGTTTAAACATGAAAGTTCTGACGGAACTTTGTTCAATGCCGATTGTGGGACTGGTTCCAGATATGGTGAACTGGACCTTAAGGTCTCGAAGTACAAATTTCAAATTGTCACTTTGAAAAAGCCTCCTGAGAAGTTCTGTCAGCTTCCTGGGAGTCCTTCCTGGGAGTCCTTCCTTAGAATCCTTCCTGGGAGTCCTTCCTTAGAGTCCTTCCTGGGAGTCCTTCCTTAGAATCCTTCCCGGGAGTCCTTCCCGGGAGTCCTTCCTTAGAATCCTTCCCGGGAGTCCTTCCCGGGAGTCCTTCCTTAGAATCCTTCCTGGGAGTCCTTCCTTAGAATCCTTCCTGGGAGTCCTTCCCGGGAGTCCTTCCTTAGAGTCCTTCCCGGGAGTCCTTCCTGGGAGTCCTTCCTTAGAATCCTTCCTGGGAGTTCTTCCTGGGAGCCCTGAGAAAGTTGCTTTTCAGGATTAAGTTGTGCAAAAGATTTGGCGGATCAGCTTGGGTTGTAGGTCAGTTCTGGTCCCTGATATATTCAAAGCCTGGAGGATTTGGAAGGAAAACGACCAGGATGCTTTGCTCCAACTGTCCGCCCAGAGGTCAGCATCTGTCCTGAACACAGAGTGGAAGCAGTGCTGCGTAAACAAATGGTTCTGGATCACATCTAGAGGAAGGTTTGGTGCTCATGTGAAGCTGGTGGGACTCTGGAGGATAAAATCAGACTGGGTGCAACCTTAAAACCAGTGTCACCAGTAGGGGGCGCTGGTTTCTACCCGACCCCAGCTCTGCCACTCAGGGAAGATCCCTGCCAATGTTCTGGGACTTCCAAACGGATCGAACTCCATTtccctcttctctggtctgtggTCCCTCTGGATCTCGAGCCCTGCCGTTTTCTCTGGAATCCGGCTCGAACAGCCATTCGGATCCACCGTTGCCAGCTGATAGTTGTTCCCAAAGTTGTTGTCCCAGAAGATCTGGTCCCGAGTCTGGTACCGGATGCAGAACTCCACTCTGCCGGAAAAGTCCGGGTCCTCCAGCAGTGAGAGCGAGAAGGAAAAGGTGTCGGTATCAGGGCAGCCGTAGACATTGTTCAGGTATCTGCAGGGAACGTCCTGGAAGGAGCTCCACGAGTCAAAGGTGATCCGGACCGACACGGCCTTCTCAAAGCAGATGTTCCGCACCTGGATGGTGCCGGAGAGGAGGCGCTCCTGGACCGAGCAGGTCTCCAAACAAACCTGCTGGGCTTTCAGACGGTTCCTGAGGTCCAGGTAGTCCTCAGCCGGTGGTGTGAAGTCCAGAACCAGGCTGGAAACGGAATCTGTAGAGTCTGGAAACAGAACACAAGCAGCGGTTTGGTAACAAAAATATGGTTCCACCTCTGCCCACTCAGGACTGGACCGATTTAAAATTCTGGTCCAATCCAAGTTCTTTGGTCCAGATTCTTTTTATCTAAGACAAAATATTATTGACGGTGGTaggcagcagccaatcagagcggcTGCTATGAAAAGTAAAGATGTCACCGTTAATATTCACCCAATCCAGAGCCAGACAGATCAACTGTGATCTTAgaaaactgaatgtttggagaaGAGACTCGGTAACTAATCCAGGGCTCTAGAGTGCGACCAATGGAggatagtccataagacattgagccatgagatgttcagtttgaagcccttaaaacacttgccattttaatttagattttctttttatttaatttatcttgagatgttttaagtttaaatttcaggccagTGAAGTACTTTAAGCACCGACACTTTTTTAGTAAGTagttagtaagttaagttcagtaagtttgtagaattgtgcttcaaataaagaactttattttgatcAGATTGCTAGTTAATCGTTTACAAGTCAAAATTGCCTATATGGACAGcgatttaaagggaaaaaaaataaagtgaacctgtgttaaatgcaatgcggttgaaaatttgggtgcacctaacttttgtgctggtgcacctaagaaaaaaaagttaggcgtaccagtgcaaccagtgcaaaaagttaggctgtgttcgaaacagcctacttctcccactactcccactaactttaaccttttttaagttcccggatgcatactagattctctgaaatgttgggtatgcatcatgaggttactactcatactcaaactacccaagatgcaacgtaacgtgacgtcaccgatcgtcatttcctgtcaaaacggcagtttcaagctagctacaacgagggtaggttcacttcctgttttcaaaacaaaagcaccaattgtatggtaatggctttccctatgataaaaggcaacgggtattttattttgtgaaaataacaggaagtgcgttgctcactgcagctagctttagtagcgccgaattcgtgggaacaaaattgtaaatggccggtattttgtcaggttttcaacacgttggggatctaaacgactactttctctcctgaaaatgtttcaaatgttgctaaagtttacagagtttagagcttaagggaaatcagcttcaggccggctgatttcggctcgggcaggagtgaaatgcattgtgggtaaatgctctgcatactgtctgatcgatgagtatgtagtatgtagtatgtagtatggaagtatgtagtatgttgtatgtagtatgtagtatgttgtatgtagtatgtagtatgttgtatgtagtatgtagtatggaagtatgtagtatgtagtatgtagtaggcggtttcaaacacagccttagTCTAGAGCCCTGTAATCACCACACCAGTTTCCCTTCATCTCTCATTAACCCATAAACTGTGACCGCGGTTCCTACGGATCGGCTGGATCACCTTTGCCGTCGGTCAGGTGCAGTCCGGCGGTGACGCGCTCCATCTCCGTCAGGTGGAACTGCAGCTCGCCCAGAGGGTCGTCCTCCGCCTGGTCGAAGACGTGAATGGTAGTGAGCGCCAAACCCCGACAGTCAGCGAACACCACCCTCTTCCTCAGGCTGCGCGTCTCCGGGCTGATGGCGCCCGCCGCGGTGGAGGCTGTGGTTGCCGTGGCGAAGGCGTGGCAGCATTCAGAGGACAGACACGGCCGTGGCAGTCGGCAGCGTTGAAACAGAGAGGCTGACGATGAACAGTGGTTGTCATGGTTACTAAGGAATGAGCGCAGTGGAGGAGAGCTGGCGAGGCAGATCCTGACGGCCATGTCGACGGGCATGGTGGGAAAAGGAGTTCAGGACGACCCTGAGGagacaaatcacaacaaatgtcgtCTCAAGGCACAAATATGCAATCCAAGTCAAGCCAATTAGAAGCCAGTTCATGGTAATATGACAATAATCCAATAAACTCCAATAaacaagctaaaaaacaacagatttcagtctgagagcaaagtgctctgttgggaaaatatcttacaatgagatctttaagatatgatggagctcggtcattaagagctttatatgtaaggagaagaatcttaaattctattctgaatttaacagggagccaatgaagagaagctaaaactggagaaatatgatctctgctgttagttctcatcagaactctggctgcagcattttggatcaactgaaggcttttcagagaatatgtgggaccctgtgagcagagttccagcctcgttttggtgttgatgaaggtaggccggctagttggctggggtttaaaaaataaagcgttttgcttctcagaacaatatgcgttcaacagagtaatacatttgcatcacaaaatggttctccaggaaaaagtcagagctttccttttcttttcttttgtttcctttccttatctTATCTTTTCCTTTACCTTTCCTTTGGTgtccttgccttgccttgccttgcattGCATTTCCCTTCCTTTTCTTTAcctccctttcctttcctttcttttattttcctttcctttacctgctgtgcagaccgaagtgcagagcgagcagtcccctgcttccgagcagcaaacaccgtaacaggcgcagctgtcggcaggcggcagcaggcagtgatacgaagggagagaaaatagggccaaacgattgtgaggtctgactttttcctggagaaccattttggatgcaaatgtattactctgttgaacgcatattgttctgagaagcaaaacgctttattttttaaaccccagccaactagccggactaccttcatcaacaccaaaacgaggctggaactctgctcacaggacgcagcagggggtaagaagatgttcagaaatgatgtcgctgatatgggatgttacacagcttcatgtcaaaagaggcgaagtctcccaaaaagttgtcaatcgttcttttcatcttatcacctgcagctacatccactgtttatctgacgGTTCATCACCTTTCTGTCTGACTACAGGATGCACATGTTCAAACGTACACGGGCCAATCAGAGGGGGGTCCCGCCATTCACcatctctgattggtttagaccacgatatgggtctaatggatttttttttttcttgaacgggtggttgcaccggtgcaacctcagattttttttagtcaCACCATTGAGAAAATTGTTCGCACTCTGGAGCCCTGAGTAGCTTATAAAGACGGGCACAGAATACACAAATCACTGATTACAAATCAGGATACAAAATACAACACgagtgcaacacaacacagcatactaacatcacagttcacatacacaaaacaaggaATAAGCAAAAATGTACAAGATGTACAATGTACAACAAAAATTATGATTATTGGTTGGTGACGAatggaaaatataaaaaatgatttgtttactgactgtttaactGATCTGAAAATCATAAACTGATCAAGGGTCAGTTAAATGCTCTGGAAACTGGTCTCAAGTAAATAAACTGGTCTTGGGTCAGTAAAGTGGTCTAGAAACTGGTCTTGGTTCAGTAAAATGGTCTGGAAACTGGTCTTGGGTCAATAAAGTGATCTGAAAACTAGTCTTGGGTCAGTAAAATTGTCTAGAAACTGGTCTTGAGTCAGTAAAATGGTCTGAAAACTAGTCTTGGGTCAGTAAAGTGGTCTGGAAACTGGTCTTGGGTCAGTAAAATGGTCTGAAAACTAGTCTTGGGTCAGTAAAGTGGTCTGAAAACTAGTCTTGGGTCAGTAAAGTGGTCTGAAAACTAGTCTTGGGTCAGTAAAGTGGTCTGGAAACTAGTCTTGGGTCAGTAAAGTGGTCTGAAAACTAGTCTTGGGTCAGTAAAGTGGTCTGGAAACTAGTCTTGGGTCAGTAAAGTGGTCTGGAAACTGGTCTTGGGTCAGTAAAATGGTCTGAAAACTAGTCTTGGGTCAGTAAAGTGGTCTGGAAACTAGTCTTGGGTCAGTAAAGTGGTCTGGAAACTGGTCTTGGGTCAGTAAAATGGTCTGAAAACTAGTCTTGGGTCAGTAAAATGGTCTGAAAACTAGTCTTGGGTCAGTAAAGTGGTCTGGAAACTAGTCTTGGGTCAGTAAAGTGGTCTGGAAACTAGTCTTGGGTCAGTAAAGTAGTCTGGAAACTAGTCTTGGGTCAGTAAAGTGGTCTGGAAACTAGTCTTGGGTCAGTAAAGTGGTCTGGAAACTAGTCTTGGGTCAGTAAAATGGTCTGAAAACTAGTCTTGGGTCAGTAAAATGGTCTGAAAACTAGTCTTGGGTCAGTAAAGTGGTCTGAAAACTGGTCTATAAACTGATTCCAGGTTGAACTGGCTTATGAACTGGTTTCAGGTCAGTAAACTGGTTTATGAACTGGTCTGAGGTTGGTAAACTGGCTTTAAATGGATCTATAAACTGGTTTCAGGTATATAAACTGGTTTCAGGTCAGTAAACTGGTTTATAAACTGGTTTCAGGTCAGTAAACTGGCTTTAAATGGATCTATAAACTGGTTTCAGGTATATAAACTGGTTTCAGGTCAGTAAACTGGTTTATAAACTGGTTTCAGGTCAGTAAACTGGTCAGTAAACTGGTTTCAGGTCAGTAAACTGGTTTATGAACTGGTCTGAGGTTGGTAAACTGGCTTTAAATGGATCTATAAACTGGTTTCAGGTATATAAACTGGTCAGTAAACTGGTCTGAGGTCAGTAAACTGGTTTATGAACTGGTCTGAGGTCAGTAAACTGGTTTATGAACTGGTTTCAGGTCAGTAAACTGGTCAGTAAACTGGTTTATGAACTGGTCTGAGGTTGGTAAACTGGCTTTAAATGGATCTATAAACTGGTTTCAGGTATATAAACTGGTCAGTAAACTGGTCTGAGGTCAGTAAACTGGTTTATGAACTGGTCTGAGGTCGGTAAACTGGCTTTAAATGGATCTATCAGCAGATTATTTGTACAGCCAGGCTCGCGCCGGCCGTCAGCTGCTGTTGCGCACTTTAATTTGCGCAGCGCGTGCCTCTCACCTTGCACAGTTCAAACAGAAGTTCCACGCGGGAGAATCCGGTACAATCCGCGTGACACCGACACACACCAGATGCTCGCAGGAGCGTCTCCCGGCCGCCGCgtcacttttttcttcttcttctcgttTCTCTTGCAGCCATTTTACTCGGGAGACCTGCCGCTGCCTGCCGCGCGCACGGACACGCCCCCCGACAGCCGCTCAGAGATGGAGAGTCCGCGAGGAGCAGCCAATCAGCGCGCTTAGCCGCTCGGAGCTGTTCGTGTCATCCAATGAGAGAGAAGCCCTAAACAAAAGATCAAGCTCTCCGACTGACGTCACCTGGGCGGAGCCTGTGCTCCAGCTGTAATTGGGGAGTTACTTAGCCCTGAGAGAGGACTGACAGGTAAAACCTGTTGTTTGCCTGTGCTCCAGTTGTAAGTTGAAGAGTCACTTAGCCCTGAGAGTGGACTGACAGGTACTCCAGCTGTAAGGCAGAGATTCACTTAGCCCAGAGACCGGACTGACAGGTAAAACCTGTTGTTTGCCTGTGCTCCAGCTGTAAGGCAGCGACTCACTTAGCCCTGAGACTGGACTGACAGGTAAGACCTGTTTTTCAATTGTTTTTCTATGCATTATGTTTATATCTTTATTTCAAATGAtcacttttttaatttttctcataTTTTTCTATTGTACTGCGCTCTGTATATTGCTGAAACAGCCACATTTCatgaataaaaaattaaaattaaaataaaagaggagctcctttctctcctaaaggacggtccggtgtttcctaaaggacGTTTTCGAGGAAACAGGTTGAATAACAACAGGTGAGTcctgtcagactgtgttgagGGCTAATCCATCTCATGTTCAtctatgttgcttttgtgttttttacttttggGATGTTGTTTACATCCTGTGACATTAAATTCCTTATTTGGGTCAGCTGGAGGTTTACAGTCCTTCGTGGCTTTTAGGATCACTACTGTATAATATCCTGAACTTCCTGGACAAACTGCCATATTTCCTCAGATTggcagcttcctgaagccacATTCAGGGGTAACATTCTGGGGTAACATTCAGGGGTAACATTCTGGGGTAACATTCTGGGGTAACATTCAGGGGTAACATTCTGGGGTAACATTCAGGGGTAACATTCTGGGGTAACATTCTGGGGTAACATTCAGGGGTAACATTCTGGGGTAACATCCAGGGGTAACATTCTGGGGTAACATTCAGGGGTAACATTCAGGGGTAACATTCTGGGGTAACATTCAGGGGTAACATTCAGGGGTAACATTCTGGGGTAACATTCAGAGGTAACATTCAGAGGTAACATTCAGGGGTAACATTCTGGGGTAACATTCAGGGGTAACATTCAGGGGTAACATTCAGAGGTAACATTCAGGGGTAACATTCTGGGGTAACATTCAGGGGTAACATCCAGGGGTAACATTCTGGGGTAATATTCAGGGGTAACATTCTGGGGTAACATTCTGGGGTAACATTCAGGGGTAGCATTCAGGGGTAACATTCTGGGGTAACATCCAGGGGTAACATTCAGGGGTAACATTCTGGGGTAACATTCTGGGGTAACATTCTGGGGTAACATTCTGGGGTAACATTCTGGGGTAACATTCAGAGGTAACATTCAGGGGTAACATTCTGGGGCAACATTCAGGGGTAACATTCAGAGGTAACATTCAGAGGTAACATTCAGGGGTAACATTCAGAGGTAACATTCTGGGGTAACATTCAGGGGTAACATTCAGGGGTAACATTCAGGGGTAACATTCAGAGGTAACATTCTGGGGTAACATTCTGGGGTAACATTCTGGGGTAACATTCAGCGGTAACATTCAGAGGTAACATTCTGGGGTAACATTCTGGGGCAACATTCAGGGGTAACATTCAGAGGTAACATTCAGAGGTAACATTGATGGTTAAACATGATGAGCAGAAGGAACCATCTGATGAAGGTGGACTCAGTGTTTGTTGTCACATTGAAATAATGGTTCAGCCCGTCAGCCCGTAGTAaaataatgattttattttatgtttgcaaTAATAAGACATACAGACAGGCTGCTGTGGTTGCTCCGAGAGGAACTGTGCTTCAACACTTTGGTTACATCATCTGCATAGAAACATTATCATCgtcaataaaaaaacacaagtgcTGACGAAACTGTGCAAAAAAAGGTAATACTGTCAAAAACAAACGACAACAAAATACTGTGTGGCTTCACAAACTCACAGTCTGAAACTCTGTACCATGGAAATACTGAAATACACCGCAGCTCTGCTCCAGAACCAGCTGCCGGAACAGGAGGCCAGGGTACCAGCAGGGGGCGCCTGTCCCTGAAGCCCCTGTGGGGTTTCGGGTTCAAACCCCAGAAGAGGAAATCTGACAGCGTCAGCGGAGCGGCGAAGTCCGCCGTTTGTTCACTTCAGCTACGCGTTTCTGTTCAACTAAGTTTGGTTTCAACAGTGCAAACAACCCGACAACAGAACTGGAGCCACCAGGACCCACCAGGACCCACCAGGACCCACCAAGACCTACTGTAGTCCACCAGCACCCAACAGGGCCCAATAGGACCCATTATTGTCCACTAGAGCCTACCAGGGCCCAACAGGGCCCACTGTAGTCTAACAGGGCCTACCAGGGCCCAACAGGGCCCACTGTAGTCTAACAGGGCCCACTAGGGCCTAACAAGACCTACTGTAGTCCACCAGCACCCAACAGGGCCCAATAGGACCTATTATTGTCCACTAGGGCCTACCAGGGCTCAACAGGACCTACTGTAGTCCACCAGCACCCAACAGGGCCCATAATTGTCCACTAAGGCCTACCAGGGCCCAACAGGACCTACTGTAGTCCACCAGCACCCAACAGGGCCCATAATTGTCCACTAAGGCCTACCAGGGCCCAACAGGACCTACTGTAGTTTAACAGGGTCCACCAGAGTCTGACAAGACCCCAACACAACCTACTGTAGTCCACCAGCACCCAACAGGACCCAATAGGACCCATTATTGTCCACTAGGGTCTACCAGGGCCCAACAGGGCCCACTGTAGTCTAACACAGTCCACCAGAGCCTAACAAGACTCAACAGGACCTAATGTAGTCCAGTCCATTGTAGAAAGAACTCATTCTGAAGTCTTAGGATCGGAGCAATAAATTAATCAGTTTGGCGTAGGTTTTTGGCACAGGTCCTCCTTCAGGACATCGACCAAAgatctggtcctggtcctggtcctggtcctggttctgagtTCTTTAATCACACATTTTTGGATCTGAAGTTTCTGCTGACAGCAGAGatgtttcagacattttcatttcttctgttgttgggAAACCAGCTTCCTCTTTGACCTGGGAGTTGATTTCCTCatatttaatgtaaatgtataaatatattAATAATGAACACAATGGCTGATGATGTTGGTCTCTTGTTCCATCATCAAACCTTCCCTCCAAAGGTTTGTCCTGAGCAGGAAGTTTTAAATCTAACCAGCAAAGGGATCTTTGTCCCCATTTGTCTTTGTATTtaataaaaactgaataaacttcagaatttctttgttcttgCCAAAAAATCTGTGATCATAAATTAGTAACTATCAAATGTTTTGTTTATCTCACAATCCTGATAATCAATGAACATAATCAGAGTGTTTTCTCCTCATATCAGGATCAAACCTTTAGAACATCCTTCAAATATAAACCTGACAAATTAAACAGTTTtctcaaaaacaaaaatctcctcctcctcctcctcctcctcctcctcctcctcctcctcctcttcctcctcctcctcctcctcctcctcctcctcctcttcctcctcctcctcctcctcctcctcttcctcctcttcctcctcctcttcctcctcctcctcctcctcctcctcctcctcctcctcttcctcctcttcctcctcctcttcctcctcctcttcctcctcctcctcctcctcctcctcctcctcctcttcctcctcctcctcctcctcctcctcttcctcctcttcctcctcctcttcctcctcctcctcctcctcctcctctacagacagatgttgatcctctaCAGGCAGATGTTGATCTGTTTGGCCAGTTCTCGGTCCAGGTCATGGATCAGGGTGTCGAAGTCCTTCAGACTGAGTCGACAGTTAAACGGAGCATCAAAGTCCAGAAGTTCCTCCACGTACAGAGCGCCTCCTCCGGATGACCACACCTCATTCCtgccctcctcttcatctccgCTGCCTGAAAAAAGAAGAACCATCAGGAGGAGTCAGGAACAGCAATAAAACAAGAAGAACCATCGGGAGGAGTCAGGAACAGCATTAAAACAAGAAGAACCATCAGGAGGAGTCAGGAACAGCAATAAAACAAGAAGAACCATCAGGAGGAGTCAGGAACAGCATTAAAACAAGAAGAACCATCAGGAGGAGTCAGGAACAGCTTTGaaggaattaaattaaattaaattaaattaaattaaattaaattaaattaaattaaattaaattaaattaaattaaatcaaatcaaatcaaatcaaatcaaatcaaatcaaattaaattaaattaaattaaattaaattaaattaaattaaatcaaatcaaatcaaatcaaatttatttatatagcactttaaaGCAGAAGTGCTTTACATCAAATAacagcattgcagcagggagtggaataagcattaaaatacataaaagaatataaagagaaacaaataaaatcatttaaatgaatttaaaaaccagcaactgtccagataagttcaaagatatcgtgcagatttcatgcatagacacatgagaacagaaatgtttttaacctggatttaaaaatgtctccatttggtgaaactttaatctccactggcagtttgttccacttgtttgcagcataacagctaaatgctgcttctccatgtttagtc of the Odontesthes bonariensis isolate fOdoBon6 chromosome 23, fOdoBon6.hap1, whole genome shotgun sequence genome contains:
- the LOC142373715 gene encoding protein phosphatase 1 regulatory subunit 3C-B-like — translated: MPVDMAVRICLASSPPLRSFLSNHDNHCSSSASLFQRCRLPRPCLSSECCHAFATATTASTAAGAISPETRSLRKRVVFADCRGLALTTIHVFDQAEDDPLGELQFHLTEMERVTAGLHLTDGKDSTDSVSSLVLDFTPPAEDYLDLRNRLKAQQVCLETCSVQERLLSGTIQVRNICFEKAVSVRITFDSWSSFQDVPCRYLNNVYGCPDTDTFSFSLSLLEDPDFSGRVEFCIRYQTRDQIFWDNNFGNNYQLATVDPNGCSSRIPEKTAGLEIQRDHRPEKREMEFDPFGSPRTLAGIFPEWQSWGRVETSAPYW